The following is a genomic window from Paenibacillus thiaminolyticus.
CAAAATTTCATTCGGCGTCGGCCGCAACAATAAGGAGCCGGTGGATAATGAGCTGTTCGATGATCCGGACTGGGCGGTCTATCAGGCGATTGGGCGTCATGAGCATGACACACTGAAGGCGCTGGCCCGCAACCAATTGGGCACTGTCGGCAGCGGCAATCATTATGTCGACCTGTTCGTGGAGCCGGAGAGCGGGAGACTGTGGATCGGGAATCATTTTGGCAGCAGGGGCTTCGGCCATAAGACGGCGAGCGGGTTCCTGAATCTGGCCGCCGGGCAGGAATTTCTCGGCAAGGCGCCAGGCGAGAGCATGGATCAGCCGCCGGTGCTGCTGGAGCTGGACAGCGAGCTCGGCGACATGTACTACCGCGCCATGAAGCTGGCCGGGCGGTACGCCTACGCCGGCCGGGAGTACGTCATCAGCCAAGTCTTGTCCATCCTCGGGGCGGAGGCGGACTTCGAAGTGCATAATCACCATAACTTCGCGTGGCAAGAGCGGCATAACGGGCGGGACACCATCGTCGTCCGCAAGGGGGCCACGCCTTCGGCGCCCGGACAGCTTGGCTTCATCGGCGGTAGTATGGGCGATATTTCCGTCATCGTGCGCGGCACAGATTCAGAGGAGAACCGGGATGCTTATTATAGCACGGTTCATGGCGCCGGCCGGATGATGAGCCGGACCCAGGCGGCTGGCCGCATGAACTGGAAGACGCGTACCCGGACGGGCGGACAGATCACGCCGAAGCAGATGCAAGAGGCGGTCCGGAGCTTCGGCGTCGAGCTGCGCGGTGCAGGCACCGACGAGAGCCCGTTCGTCTACCGCAAGCTGCAAGCCGTTCTCGATGCGCACCAGAACACGCTCGACGTGCTGCATGTGCTGAAGCCGATCGGCGTCTGCATGGCCGGTGCGAACGAGTTCGACCCGTACAAAGACTAGACATCTTAGCCGTCCTTTCTCAACTATCAACTACCTTCACATAACAAGCAGGGCACAAACACAGTGCCCTGCTTGTTCCGCGTTGGCAGAGAAATGACTATGCGGCCCGCGATGCCTTATAAGCGTTTGCTTACAAAAAAATGTTTTGTAACTTATTGACAACTGCGACAACTCGTCGTATATTCAAACTACGACGAGTTGTCGCAGTAATGTTCAGAGGTGCGCGCCAATGAAAAATTTAGGAAGACTGTCTGAAACCGAAATGGAAGTCATGGAGGTGATATGGGGATTAGAAACGTCTGTAACGGTTAACCAGATCATGGAAATATTTAAAAGCAAGGACTGGAAAACCTCCACGTTATCGACCATACTGAAACGGCTCATTGAAAAAGGTTTTTTGACAAAATCAATGAGTGGCAAGGTGAACTATTACAATCCTGCTTTGACATTGAGTGAGTACAAAAAGTATGAGACCCAAAGTTTTATTAGCCGCTTATACAATGGGAAAGTAAAAAATTTTATTGCTGCCTTGGTTGATGATAATGAACTCAGTCATGAAGACATCGCGGAGCTAAAAGATTGGTTTGCCCGCAAGGATGGTAAGAAATGATGTCTTTAGCCGTGTCCCTCATTATTGCATCATTCGTTGGAATGGGCATTTGGATCTTGCAAAGCAGCATAAAGCCTGTCACGAAAAGAGTATTTTCTCAAACATGGCATTATTTTAGCAGCATGATTCCGGTCTTTTTTCTTCTTGGCGGTACAGAGATTATAAACAGACTTATTCCTGTTTTACGTTCTGTCTTGACCGGAATAGGACCACCTCCAGCATCAGGAACGATTGCGGAACAATATGCGCACGTCACTCCGCTCGAGCATACGGCAACAAACAGCTCATTATTGATGAGGGAACTGTTTGACTATCTGGTACGTTTTGATCATCTAGAGGAACTTGTTCTATCCGCAACTTTAATTTGGGCTGTCGGAGCCATTGTCTTTCTTGGTGTAAATATTAAAAAATATCGGGCCTTTAAACAATCGGTCTTACAAGAAAGCTGGATATGTAATGCGGTACGATGCCCTGTAAAGGTAATCGTAAGTACTCGTGTAACAACGCCAATGGTTATGGGGTTGTGGAAACCTGTTGTTGTACTGCCGAACGTCCACTTTGAGGAAAAAAGGCTTGCCATGATACTATCCCACGAACTCGTTCATATACAGCGCGGAGATCTCCTTGTGAAGCTGTTGATGCTTATAGCCAATGCGGTTCACTGGTTTAATCCGGCAGCTTATTGGCTCAATAAACAGATAAATACGCTGTGTGAACTGTCTTGTGATGAAAAAGTCGTTAAGGAAATGGATATGGAAAACCGAAGATTTTACGGTGAAACGCTTTTATCCATGCTCGAATATGGCGTTATGCAGAAAAATGTAGTTTGCACCAGCAGTTTATGCAACACGAAAAAAAGCATGAAAAGGAGACTTTTAAATCTTATGAATGTGAAGAAAACAAACAAGTCTATTATGATGCTGTCCCTTGTTGCAGCAATTGCACTGGTTGGAAGCGGCGGATTTGCTGCGTATGCTGCCGGAACGGCTATGCCGTCTTCCGTATCCAAGGAAGTTGAAGGGCTTAATGTCAGCGTAGAATATCCAGACGGAAAAGTTGAATCTTTTGATAAGGATGGCAATCGGATAGCAGCCAAAGCGAAAGTTAGGTACAAGCCGAAGAAATTAACCACTGAGGAGATAGTCGATCGCACGAAAAAACATATTGAAAAGGGGCTTGATGTGCCGCAGGGATATATTGATGATCTGCCGCAAAAAGATTTGGATGCACTCAATGAGACATATGGCTTGGAGCTTCAAAAGTCAAAATAAAAGAAGGATTCGTAGGGGAGATGATGATTTTGTCAAAAACAAAATGGAAATTTATCTCTATGAGCTTGCTTGTCGTCCTGTTGACCGGAAAAATAACATATGCCGCAGAGAATTTTTTTTGGTCGGATGTTGAACCTGCCCTTTCCTGTTACACAAGCCGAGACGGGGAAGCTA
Proteins encoded in this region:
- a CDS encoding RtcB family protein, which gives rise to MAYITTDGVRVWGQPEESAVAQAKTCARHGRVVQALLMADHHKGYSQPIGGVIVYDGQISPSGVGYDIACGNKAVRTNLYAADIQPRIGVIMDEIAGKISFGVGRNNKEPVDNELFDDPDWAVYQAIGRHEHDTLKALARNQLGTVGSGNHYVDLFVEPESGRLWIGNHFGSRGFGHKTASGFLNLAAGQEFLGKAPGESMDQPPVLLELDSELGDMYYRAMKLAGRYAYAGREYVISQVLSILGAEADFEVHNHHNFAWQERHNGRDTIVVRKGATPSAPGQLGFIGGSMGDISVIVRGTDSEENRDAYYSTVHGAGRMMSRTQAAGRMNWKTRTRTGGQITPKQMQEAVRSFGVELRGAGTDESPFVYRKLQAVLDAHQNTLDVLHVLKPIGVCMAGANEFDPYKD
- a CDS encoding BlaI/MecI/CopY family transcriptional regulator, encoding MKNLGRLSETEMEVMEVIWGLETSVTVNQIMEIFKSKDWKTSTLSTILKRLIEKGFLTKSMSGKVNYYNPALTLSEYKKYETQSFISRLYNGKVKNFIAALVDDNELSHEDIAELKDWFARKDGKK
- a CDS encoding M56 family metallopeptidase: MMSLAVSLIIASFVGMGIWILQSSIKPVTKRVFSQTWHYFSSMIPVFFLLGGTEIINRLIPVLRSVLTGIGPPPASGTIAEQYAHVTPLEHTATNSSLLMRELFDYLVRFDHLEELVLSATLIWAVGAIVFLGVNIKKYRAFKQSVLQESWICNAVRCPVKVIVSTRVTTPMVMGLWKPVVVLPNVHFEEKRLAMILSHELVHIQRGDLLVKLLMLIANAVHWFNPAAYWLNKQINTLCELSCDEKVVKEMDMENRRFYGETLLSMLEYGVMQKNVVCTSSLCNTKKSMKRRLLNLMNVKKTNKSIMMLSLVAAIALVGSGGFAAYAAGTAMPSSVSKEVEGLNVSVEYPDGKVESFDKDGNRIAAKAKVRYKPKKLTTEEIVDRTKKHIEKGLDVPQGYIDDLPQKDLDALNETYGLELQKSK